The following proteins come from a genomic window of Hydrogenispora ethanolica:
- a CDS encoding heavy metal translocating P-type ATPase translates to MLKKEVILEGLDCANCAAKIEDEVNKLNGVKAYMNFMNKTLTLEIESEQEYKNILQQVKTIVHKHEPDVVVKEKSVNKSNKKVLILEGLGCANCAAKMEKEISGLEGVEFAAVDFVSKKLTLEISPKVNRSELNEKIEGIVKKIEPDVKVIFEENNSKTKINENNDEEEEGVNKKEIIRLVVGGAIFAVGIIFNFQNWLELTLFIISYIIVGGEVVLRAIKGIARGQVFSEHFLMSIATIGAFFVGEYPEGVAVMLFYLVGELFQDIAVGHSRKSIRALMDIRPDYANLKVGDEIRKVSPEEVNIGDIIIVKPGEKVPLDGKVIEGNSMVDTAALTGESVPRELGPGDDALSGFINKNGVLTIEVTKDFGDSTVSKILDLVQNASSKKAPTEKFITKFARFYTPIVVFGALALAIIPPLVIPGATFSTWIYRALVFLVISCPCALVISIPLGFFGGIGGASKRGILVKGSNYLDALNNVETVVFDKTGTLTKGIFEVVDVNPQADFTDEELIEYAAFAESHSSHPIALSILKVYNKDVDTTKIEDYEEIAGHGILAKVGGKEILVGNSKLMNKENIKYQEVETLGTIVHVAVDKKYAGNIVISDAVKEDSADAIKGLKALGVRNIVMLTGDSKAVGEKIATQLGIDEVYTELLPTDKVEKIEALDAKKSHKGKIVFVGDGINDAPVLARADIGVAMGGLGSDAAIEAADIVIMTDEPSKIVTAIKVAKRTREIVMQNIVFALGVKAIFLALGAVGVATMWEAVFADMGVAIIAILNAMRVMNTKSI, encoded by the coding sequence ATGTTAAAGAAGGAAGTAATTTTAGAAGGTTTAGATTGCGCAAATTGTGCAGCTAAAATTGAAGATGAGGTTAATAAATTAAATGGAGTCAAAGCCTATATGAACTTCATGAACAAGACATTGACTTTAGAAATTGAATCAGAGCAAGAGTATAAGAATATATTACAGCAAGTTAAAACCATAGTGCACAAGCACGAACCGGATGTGGTAGTGAAAGAAAAATCCGTTAACAAGAGCAATAAAAAAGTATTAATACTTGAAGGACTTGGCTGCGCGAATTGTGCAGCTAAAATGGAAAAAGAAATAAGCGGTCTAGAAGGAGTTGAATTTGCTGCAGTAGATTTTGTTTCGAAGAAACTAACACTGGAAATAAGTCCGAAAGTCAACCGCTCTGAGTTAAATGAGAAGATTGAAGGCATAGTAAAGAAAATAGAGCCAGATGTAAAGGTCATTTTTGAGGAGAATAACTCCAAGACCAAAATAAACGAAAATAACGATGAGGAAGAAGAAGGTGTCAACAAAAAAGAAATCATAAGACTTGTGGTCGGTGGAGCAATATTTGCCGTGGGAATCATCTTTAATTTCCAAAATTGGCTTGAGCTTACCTTGTTTATTATTAGTTATATCATAGTTGGTGGAGAGGTTGTCTTAAGAGCAATAAAAGGTATTGCCCGCGGTCAGGTATTCAGTGAGCATTTTTTGATGAGTATTGCTACCATTGGTGCTTTCTTCGTTGGAGAGTATCCAGAAGGTGTAGCAGTTATGCTGTTCTATCTGGTAGGTGAATTGTTTCAGGATATAGCTGTAGGTCACTCCAGAAAATCAATACGTGCTTTGATGGATATTCGTCCTGACTATGCAAATCTTAAAGTTGGCGATGAGATCAGGAAAGTATCTCCTGAAGAGGTAAACATAGGTGACATCATTATTGTTAAACCAGGAGAAAAAGTTCCCCTCGATGGCAAGGTTATAGAAGGAAACTCAATGGTTGACACTGCAGCGTTAACAGGGGAATCTGTTCCTCGTGAACTCGGGCCAGGAGACGATGCATTGAGCGGATTCATTAATAAAAATGGCGTTTTGACAATAGAGGTAACAAAGGATTTTGGTGATTCAACTGTATCTAAAATTTTGGATCTGGTTCAGAATGCCAGCAGTAAGAAGGCTCCTACAGAAAAATTTATAACAAAATTTGCCCGTTTCTATACTCCGATTGTAGTCTTTGGAGCATTAGCCTTAGCAATCATACCTCCATTGGTGATCCCCGGTGCAACTTTCTCTACATGGATATATCGAGCCTTAGTGTTCTTAGTTATATCTTGTCCATGTGCGTTAGTAATTTCAATACCATTGGGCTTCTTCGGAGGGATTGGTGGAGCATCGAAGAGAGGTATATTAGTAAAAGGCAGTAACTATCTTGACGCGTTGAACAATGTGGAAACAGTTGTTTTCGATAAGACAGGTACTTTAACTAAAGGTATATTTGAGGTTGTGGATGTTAACCCCCAAGCCGATTTTACTGATGAGGAATTGATTGAATATGCAGCATTTGCTGAAAGTCACTCAAGTCATCCAATTGCACTATCCATTTTGAAAGTCTATAACAAAGATGTCGATACCACTAAAATTGAAGACTATGAGGAAATTGCAGGTCATGGGATTTTAGCTAAAGTTGGTGGTAAAGAGATTCTTGTCGGAAATAGCAAACTGATGAATAAAGAAAACATTAAATATCAGGAAGTTGAGACTCTGGGTACAATAGTACATGTTGCAGTAGACAAGAAATATGCAGGCAATATTGTAATCTCTGACGCAGTGAAGGAAGATTCAGCTGATGCGATTAAAGGATTGAAGGCATTAGGTGTTAGAAATATTGTTATGCTTACTGGTGATTCGAAGGCAGTTGGGGAAAAAATAGCAACCCAACTTGGAATTGACGAGGTGTATACTGAATTGTTACCGACCGACAAGGTAGAAAAAATTGAGGCTCTGGATGCTAAGAAATCTCATAAGGGGAAAATTGTATTTGTTGGAGATGGTATCAATGATGCACCAGTACTTGCGAGAGCTGATATTGGCGTGGCAATGGGCGGCTTGGGGTCTGATGCTGCAATTGAAGCAGCTGATATAGTTATCATGACAGATGAACCATCAAAAATTGTCACTGCAATTAAAGTAGCAAAAAGGACTAGGGAAATTGTGATGCAAAACATTGTGTTTGCATTAGGGGTTAAAGCCATATTCCTTGCACTTGGTGCGGTGGGAGTTGCAACTATGTGGGAAGCTGTATTCGCTGACATGGGTGTGGCAATAATCGCAATATTAAATGCAATGAGGGTAATGAATACAAAAAGTATATAG
- a CDS encoding ArsR/SmtB family transcription factor yields the protein MAKKIQPIERCDSDVIHEEIVNKVREKMPQEETLYDLAELFKVFGDSTRIKILWALDESEMCVCDIAFLLNMTQSAISHQLRVLKQAGLVKSRREGKIVFYSLEDEHVKQIFDQGLIHISEESK from the coding sequence ATGGCAAAAAAAATTCAACCAATTGAAAGATGCGACTCTGATGTAATACATGAGGAAATTGTAAATAAAGTGCGAGAAAAAATGCCTCAAGAAGAAACTCTATATGATCTAGCAGAACTATTTAAAGTTTTTGGAGATTCAACAAGAATTAAGATACTCTGGGCATTAGATGAATCAGAGATGTGCGTTTGCGATATTGCATTCTTATTAAATATGACCCAATCAGCAATTTCACATCAGCTAAGAGTCTTAAAGCAGGCTGGACTAGTAAAGAGCAGAAGAGAAGGAAAGATTGTATTCTACTCTCTTGAAGATGAACATGTAAAGCAAATATTTGACCAGGGATTAATTCATATTTCAGAAGAAAGTAAGTAA
- the lspA gene encoding signal peptidase II yields MFYIFIITILTGIDQWTKYLIETQLKPIGAIPIVKDIFHLTYARNTGAAFSILRDKQAFLILVTTIVVGALIYYLIKILKTGEVAFKLSLAIIIGGALGNLIDRVRLNYVTDFLDFTLINYPIFNLADVFVVSGVVMLSYMLLFKGDMPKISKM; encoded by the coding sequence ATGTTCTATATTTTTATTATCACAATATTGACAGGGATTGATCAGTGGACTAAATATCTTATAGAAACACAATTAAAACCGATAGGTGCTATACCCATAGTTAAAGATATATTCCATTTGACTTATGCAAGGAATACAGGAGCAGCTTTTAGCATATTGAGGGATAAGCAGGCATTTTTAATATTAGTCACAACCATTGTTGTTGGCGCATTAATATACTATTTGATAAAAATATTAAAGACAGGAGAAGTAGCCTTTAAGCTATCCTTGGCGATAATTATTGGTGGAGCTTTAGGAAATCTTATCGATAGAGTTAGATTGAACTATGTAACCGACTTTCTCGATTTCACACTAATTAATTACCCCATATTTAATTTAGCAGACGTATTTGTAGTTTCAGGAGTTGTCATGCTTTCATATATGCTTTTGTTTAAAGGAGATATGCCCAAAATCTCAAAGATGTGA
- a CDS encoding Msr family ABC-F type ribosomal protection protein: MELLIKAKDICVEYNGWNVLDIGELELYDDDRIGLVGGNGAGKSTLLKVLLGEITPPGSTVSRLGQFTYIPQLDEAVLQEVKDRALMGRLGVDRLKVETMSGGEETRLKIAQALSEQVHGIFADEPTCHLDREGTDFLMRQLKYFSGALLIISHDRYFLDEVVDKIWELKDGKIIEYWGGYSDYLRQKEAERQQQAVQYEKFIAERDRLERAVEEKRKQARKVDQKAKGAAKKNSSESGGRLAHQKTIGSKQKTLYNAAKNMEHRIAVLGDVQEPEALHAIRFRQNEALALHSPYPMIGTEISKRFGERVLFDKASFQIPLGAKVALTGGNGAGKTTLFRMILNRETGISVSSKAEIGYFAQNGYKYHRNQVVMDFVQENCDYQVSEIRSVLASMGFSQSDIRKELSVLSGGEIIKLLLAKLLLGRHNILLMDEPSNFLDLPSVEALETLMKNYAGTIFFIAHDKRLVENVADRVYEIREGKIVET, encoded by the coding sequence ATGGAATTATTGATTAAGGCAAAAGACATCTGTGTGGAATATAACGGATGGAATGTTCTAGATATTGGCGAATTGGAACTGTATGACGATGATCGTATTGGCTTGGTAGGCGGCAACGGAGCCGGAAAAAGCACCTTGCTAAAAGTGCTGCTAGGAGAAATAACACCACCCGGCTCCACAGTAAGCCGTTTGGGGCAATTCACTTATATCCCGCAGCTAGATGAAGCAGTTTTGCAGGAGGTAAAAGATCGCGCGCTGATGGGCAGGCTCGGAGTTGACCGGCTGAAAGTAGAAACCATGAGCGGCGGTGAGGAAACACGCCTAAAAATCGCCCAGGCTCTTTCCGAACAGGTGCATGGCATTTTTGCCGATGAGCCCACTTGTCATCTGGACCGGGAAGGTACTGACTTCCTGATGAGGCAGCTCAAATATTTTTCCGGCGCATTGCTGATTATCAGCCATGATCGTTACTTCCTGGATGAGGTAGTGGATAAAATATGGGAGTTGAAAGATGGCAAGATCATCGAGTATTGGGGTGGCTATTCCGATTACCTCCGCCAGAAAGAAGCGGAACGCCAGCAACAAGCTGTCCAATATGAGAAGTTTATCGCTGAACGAGACCGGCTAGAGCGGGCTGTCGAGGAAAAACGAAAACAAGCCCGCAAGGTTGATCAAAAAGCAAAGGGCGCCGCCAAGAAAAACAGTTCCGAAAGTGGCGGTCGCCTTGCTCATCAAAAAACAATCGGCAGCAAGCAAAAAACTCTCTATAACGCCGCCAAAAACATGGAGCATCGCATTGCCGTTCTTGGTGATGTACAGGAGCCGGAAGCACTTCACGCCATTCGTTTTCGGCAAAATGAAGCCTTGGCGCTCCATAGCCCCTATCCGATGATTGGAACTGAAATTAGCAAGCGATTTGGAGAGCGAGTGCTGTTCGATAAAGCCTCTTTTCAAATTCCGCTTGGGGCAAAGGTGGCGTTGACCGGGGGGAATGGCGCAGGCAAGACAACGCTCTTTCGGATGATTTTGAACCGGGAAACGGGTATCTCCGTCTCGTCAAAGGCAGAAATCGGTTACTTCGCTCAAAACGGCTATAAGTACCATCGCAATCAAGTCGTTATGGATTTTGTGCAGGAAAATTGCGACTATCAGGTTTCAGAAATCCGTTCCGTACTGGCGTCAATGGGTTTTTCCCAAAGCGACATCCGTAAAGAGCTGTCAGTACTCAGTGGCGGTGAGATTATCAAACTGTTGTTGGCCAAATTACTGCTTGGCCGTCATAATATCTTGCTCATGGATGAGCCGAGTAACTTTCTTGATCTACCCAGCGTGGAAGCACTGGAAACACTGATGAAAAATTACGCCGGTACGATTTTCTTTATTGCGCATGATAAACGACTGGTGGAGAATGTAGCGGATAGAGTTTACGAAATCAGAGAAGGCAAAATAGTAGAGACTTAA
- a CDS encoding Csac_0668 family 2Fe-2S cluster-binding (seleno)protein yields the protein MGKETLSNYCCGNLGESSCEVEKNNFCPVCEKQGTLVKNITVKHMVLNELTEQIGDNDYYLCMNEECDITYYNTKFNVKFNKQQVKVPIWFKKDADPKYACYCSEVTEDQVIEAVVKHGAKTVKEVNAITGAMKNSNCKENNPLGVCCHKIIQEAIDKGLK from the coding sequence ATGGGAAAGGAAACTTTGAGTAATTATTGTTGCGGAAATTTAGGAGAATCATCTTGTGAGGTAGAAAAGAACAATTTTTGTCCTGTATGCGAAAAACAAGGTACTCTTGTTAAAAACATTACAGTAAAGCATATGGTACTTAACGAGTTAACGGAACAAATCGGTGATAACGATTATTATTTATGTATGAATGAGGAATGTGATATTACTTACTATAATACGAAATTTAATGTTAAGTTTAATAAACAACAGGTTAAAGTCCCAATATGGTTTAAGAAAGATGCAGATCCTAAGTATGCTTGTTATTGCAGCGAAGTCACAGAAGATCAGGTAATTGAAGCAGTTGTAAAGCATGGCGCGAAAACCGTAAAAGAAGTGAATGCCATAACTGGGGCAATGAAAAATTCTAATTGTAAAGAAAACAATCCGTTGGGAGTATGTTGCCATAAGATTATTCAGGAAGCTATCGATAAAGGCTTAAAGTAA